The proteins below come from a single Stomoxys calcitrans chromosome 1, idStoCalc2.1, whole genome shotgun sequence genomic window:
- the LOC106084007 gene encoding fibroin heavy chain translates to MLPFRWGLLGVVLFVAACSHAATISYPNDENVELIDDPQRAKRSNRGYMRGQTQSQYLNFGNPEQDGKAEAEANESGSRSTVTGSHGMGQAQSQFSVGDCGECGPGAGAGGSSMYEFPSGSPDPLTLGGGVGAGTGAGAGAGAGIYPGGTPSSLIGRPGPGQFGTQGQLGAGHPGAGGTGSIGQPGSHFGPGGGQPGAGQQVGVAPGSGIGQQGAGLPGAGPLGSGTGHPGTSQPGAGQTGFGAGQPGAGQQGFGTGRPGAGAGQTSFTGGQPGTGPSGTGPTGSRQPGFGIGQPGTMQTGSGLQGAGQPGFGARQPGFGAGQPGFGAGQPGFGAGQPGARQHGTGQTGVGEPGFGSAQPGVGQPGASQPGAGQPGFGIGQPGSRQPGPGQVGTGQPGGGQAGAGHTGAGLTGTGQTGFGGGQQGVGQPGAGHLGFGGGQPGFGPGQPGTGVRQPGAGQPGFGIPQQGGGQPGSGRPGAGGIGAGVGGTGAGVGGTGAGAAGTGQQGIGQQGAGGRQQGFVPSGAGQAQPGTSQSGYSRPGFGQPGGQQGAVQPGAGGSQQGAGLGQPGFGSGAGQQGMGRPGFGPGSGQQGAGQQPGYGQPSYGSQTGPTYGTGVGGQPGVSGQPGVGRQPGIGGQPGAGGQPSFGGQQTGFAPQQTGTGTGGGFMPTYGQQGSGMPHLDGGPQNIIQQRPGSGNVGGQTGFGLQQGSSGQDMGTQPGYGHGGQQGPGAGFQPGVGGQQGTGGFHPGSGGQLGPGAGFQPGMGGQQGPGSFQPGMGRQPGPGAGAQQAPGSGFQPGAGGQQGPGTSYQPGAGGQQGPGTSYQPGVGGAGYQPTSGGQQGIGTGYQPSVGGQQGTETGGQQGAVFQPGGQTGTGGGFQPGAGYQPGVDGQPGSGSGFQPGAGFQPGIGSQQGTGTGFQPGTGGQQGPGASFQPGRGSFQPGIGGQQGPGASFQPGMVGPQGTGSGYQPGIGGHTGSAFQTEAGGQQGAGSVFQTGLGGQTGTGSFQPGIGGQQRPGGGFQPGAGGQIGYQPGTGAQSGYQPGAGGQPGAGAGYQPGVGGQQVPSAGFQPGTGGQPGAGAGYQPGMGGHQGPGSGFQPGIDSQQRPGAGFQPGVSGQQAPGAGYHPGAGVQTGPGTGYQPGAGQQGTGAGYQPGSLGQPGVGTGYQPGVGGQQGLGGYQSGGGYQPGAGGYQPGVGGPQEPSTGFQPGAGGQQRPGSGYAPGASGQPGSGSRYQPGVGSQQGPSSGFQPGASGQPSSGVGYQPGVGAQQRPAAGFQPGQQGGGAGYQPGTGSQPGSTAGYQPGVSGQPGAGGVFPSGGQPGAGAGFQPGMAGQHGTGSGYQTGAGGLQGGGAGFQTGLGVQTGPGTGGQQGPGSVFPQGTGTGYQPGVGGAGYQPGAGGQQGTGAGFQPGMGGQQGAGGFQPGLQGGDSGFQPGVGGQQGTDAGYQPGSSGAGLGGGQGFGPSYGQGPQQILQPGATYGPGTDISSGTGVMASGSGGTDDAFSEAESSISNGQAAASALGKKNGGTAKTQVQGTYSSSGSFSASAMTSDSDRSASSQVTGGAEGAMSQAQGQGGAAQSQAQVQVNEKSGGTKASSQSGGLIHQSQSEVQANDKGGLADAQSSGPGQTSSQAQIGFRPGQDGEVVQSTGGGQASAQSGSHSGQSQSQIQGTSKFGVSYHGAAQSASGTKEQVASYREQNRELFNTISQFGTNEAVTDRVDTMYNPQTALTSESDSMPDLQLKASKTPKEEASSSNKLDDDDANLAEGDEDEEAYDDYDDEEYYDGEAPINMDAKSKHPAVEKPQMKKADPSPPYTTHTQNSPTQSQQVAVPNPSRKYNVVQNQNGRVQSYSSRSTTETVPSGFRGSVNVEKKFHTKALEPHKTDNKVNATSEEKSTQSKTPIKPDSYVTVTKSVTGSLDNSKSPPEDNKNFQSTYYTKSSTCGYFTFSCNIVYGVNGRSKICRPKAPANGKC, encoded by the exons AGTTACCCAAATGATGAGAATGTAGAACTAATCGATGACCCGCAGCGGGCGAAGAGAAGCAACAGAGGCTA TATGAGAGGTCAAACTCAGTCACAGTACTTAAATTTTGGCAATCCTGAGCAAGATGGTAAAGCTGAAGCAGAAGCTAATGAAAGTGGCTCCCGGTCAACAGTCA CCGGTAGTCATGGCATGGGCCAAGCGCAAAGTCAATTTTCGGTGGGTGATTGTGGCGAATGTGGCCCAGGCGCTGGCGCTGGCGGTAGCTCCATGTATG AATTTCCAAGTGGCTCTCCCGATCCCTTAACTTTGGGTGGAGGCGTTGGAGCTGGAACTGGAGCAGGTGCTGGCGCAGGTGCAGGTATATATCCAGGTGGTACACCATCGTCTTTAATTGGTAGACCAGGGCCTGGACAATTTGGAACACAAG GTCAATTAGGTGCGGGTCACCCAGGAGCGGGTGGCACAGGATCTATTGGTCAACCAG GTTCACACTTTGGGCCTGGTGGAGGTCAGCCAGGAGCTGGACAGCAAGTCGGCGTTGCTCCAGGTTCTGGCATTGGTCAGCAAGGAGCTGGTCTTCCAGGTGCTGGACCACTAGGCTCTGGAACTGGCCACCCAGGCACTAGCCAACCTGGTGCTGGGCAAACTGGATTTGGAGCTGGTCAACCAGGTGCAGGACAACAAGGTTTTGGTACCGGGCGACCAGGTGCTGGAGCTGGTCAAACAAGTTTCACTGGCGGACAACCAGGAACTGGACCTTCTGGAACTGGTCCCACTGGTTCTAGACAGCCAGGATTTGGAATAGGCCAACCAGGCACTATGCAAACTGGTTCTGGTCTACAGGGAGCTGGACAACCAGGATTCGGAGCAAGACAACCAGGATTCGGAGCAGGACAACCAGGATTCGGAGCAGGACAACCAGGATTCGGAGCAGGACAACCGGGAGCGCGGCAACATGGCACTGGTCAGACAGGAGTGGGAGAACCAGGATTTGGCAGTGCACAACCTGGGGTTGGTCAGCCAGGTGCTAGCCAACCAGGGGCTGGGCAACCAGGATTTGGAATAGGACAACCCGGATCTCGTCAACCAGGTCCTGGTCAAGTAGGCACTGGACAGCCCGGAGGAGGTCAAGCAGGTGCAGGACATACCGGAGCTGGTCTAACTGGCACTGGCCAAACGGGCTTTGGTGGTGGACAGCAAGGAGTAGGTCAACCTGGAGCTGGTCATCTAGGTTTTGGTGGTGGTCAGCCAGGTTTTGGGCCAGGGCAGCCAGGTACTGGAGTTCGTCAGCCAGGTGCAGGACAACCAGGTTTTGGTATTCCACAACAAGGTGGCGGCCAACCGGGAAGTGGTCGGCCTGGTGCAGGTGGTATTGGTGCTGGTGTCGGTGGAACCGGTGCTGGCGTCGGTGGTACCGGTGCTGGTGCCGCAGGTACTGGACAACAAGGAATTGGTCAACAAGGAGCTGGTGGTAGACAACAAGGTTTCGTCCCATCGGGCGCCGGACAAGCTCAACCTGGTACATCACAGTCAGGATATAGTCGTCCAGGTTTTGGTCAACCAGGAGGTCAACAAGGTGCAGTGCAACCGGGAGCTGGTGGTAGTCAACAAGGAGCAGGTTTAGGTCAACCTGGCTTCGGTTCGGGTGCAGGCCAACAAGGAATGGGAAGACCAGGATTTGGTCCAGGCTCAGGTCAACAAGGTGCTGGCCAAcaaccaggttatggacagcCCTCTTACGGATCGCAGACAG GACCAACATATGGTACTGGAGTTGGTGGACAACCTGGAGTTAGTGGACAACCTGGAGTTGGTAGACAACCTGGTATTGGTGGACAACCGGGTGCTGGTGGACAGCCTAGCTTTGGTGGCCAACAAACAG GATTTGCCCCACAACAAACGGGAACAGGAACTGGCGGAGGCTTCATGCCAACGTATGGTCAACAGGGAAGTGGTATGCCTCATCTAGATGGTGGGCCACAGAATATCATACAACAACGTCCAGGATCTGGAAATGTTGGAGGTCAGACAGGATTTGGATTGCAGCAAGGATCAAGCGGACAAGACATGGGAACACAACCAGGATATGGACATGGTGGTCAACAAGGACCAGGAGCCGGCTTTCAACCTGGCGTTGGAGGACAACAAGGAACAGGCGGATTCCATCCTGGATCCGGTGGTCAACTAGGTCCAGGAGCTGGGTTTCAACCCGGTATGGGAGGACAACAAGGACCAGGAAGTTTCCAACCTGGAATGGGTAGACAACCAGGACCTGGGGCTGGAGCTCAACAAGCACCAGGCTCCGGTTTCCAACCAGGAGCCGGTGGTCAACAAGGACCTGGAACTAGTTACCAACCAGGAGCCGGTGGTCAACAAGGACCTGGAACTAGTTACCAACCTGGAGTCGGAGGAGCTGGTTATCAACCCACATCTGGCGGACAACAAGGTATTGGTACAGGATACCAACCTAGTGTTGGTGGTCAACAAGGCACTGAAACAGGAGGTCAACAAGGCGCAGTATTCCAACCTGGTGGTCAAACAGGTACTGGCGGAGGATTCCAACCCGGAGCAGGTTATCAACCAGGGGTCGACGGTCAACCAGGTTCTGGTTCAGGATTCCAACCCGGTGCAGGTTTTCAACCCGGTATCGGCAGTCAACAAGGAACAGGTACTGGTTTCCAACCAGGTACAGGCGGTCAACAAGGTCCCGGTGCAAGTTTTCAAccaggaaggggtagttttcaACCTGGTATTGGTGGTCAACAAGGGCCAGGAGCTAGTTTCCAACCTGGAATGGTCGGTCCCCAAGGCACTGGATCTGGTTACCAACCAGGTATTGGCGGTCACACTGGATCAGCGTTCCAAACTGAAGCTGGTGGTCAACAAGGTGCTGGTAGTGTTTTCCAAACCGGATTGGGAGGGCAAACCGGAACAGGATCTTTCCAACCTGGCATTGGTGGTCAACAAAGACCAGGAGGTGGATTCCAACCTGGAGCTGGTGGTCAAATTGGTTACCAACCTGGAACAGGTGCTCAATCTGGTTACCAACCTGGAGCAGGAGGCCAACCTGGTGCTGGAGCAGGATATCAACCTGGTGTCGGTGGTCAACAGGTACCCAGTGCTGGTTTTCAACCTGGAACTGGCGGTCAACCTGGGGCCGGTGCTGGGTATCAACCTGGCATGGGAGGTCATCAAGGTCCTGGATCTGGCTTTCAGCCTGGTATCGATAGTCAACAAAGACCTGGAGCTGGATTCCAACCCGGAGTTAGTGGTCAACAGGCACCTGGGGCCGGCTATCACCCAGGAGCAGGCGTTCAAACTGGCCCAGGGACAGGATACCAACCTGGTGCTGGTCAACAAGGAACAGGAGCTGGTTACCAACCTGGATCTCTTGGTCAACCTGGAGTTGGGACGGGATACCAACCTGGTGTCGGTGGCCAACAAGGACTCGGTGGCTACCAATCTGGTGGTGGCTACCAACCTGGAGCTGGCGGATATCAACCTGGAGTCGGCGGTCCACAAGAACCCTCAACTGGATTCCAACCTGGTGCCGGTGGTCAACAAAGACCTGGATCTGGATATGCACCCGGAGCAAGCGGTCAACCAGGATCAGGATCGCGATATCAACCTGGAGTCGGCAGTCAACAAGGACCCAGCTCTGGATTCCAACCCGGAGCAAGTGGTCAACCAAGTTCGGGAGTTGGCTATCAACCTGGAGTCGGTGCTCAACAAAGACCAGCAGCTGGTTTCCAACCTGGTCAACAAGGTGGTGGCGCTGGATATCAACCAGGAACAGGTAGTCAACCTGGTAGTACCGCAGGGTATCAACCTGGTGTCAGTGGTCAGCCAGGTGCTGGAGGTGTATTCCCATCCGGTGGCCAACCAGGAGCAGGAGCTGGTTTTCAACCAGGAATGGCTGGTCAACATGGTACCGGATCTGGTTACCAAACTGGCGCTGGAGGTCTACAAGGAGGTGGAGCTGGTTTCCAAACAGGATTGGGTGTTCAGACTGGACCTGGGACTGGAGGCCAGCAAGGACCTGGATCGGTATTTCCTCAAGGGACCGGAACTGGCTACCAACCAGGTGTTGGCGGAGCCGGTTATCAACCAGGCGCTGGCGGCCAACAAGGAACTGGCGCTGGATTCCAACCTGGTATGGGAGGTCAACAAGGAGCTGGTGGGTTCCAACCCGGTTTGCAAGGAGGGGATTCTGGTTTCCAACCTGGAGTTGGCGGTCAACAAGGTACTGATGCTGGTTATCAGCCTGGATCCTCAGGTGCAGGTCTTGGAGGGGGACAAGGATTTGGACCGTCATATGGTCAAGGACCCCAACAGATTCTCCAACCGGGAGCAACTTACGGCCCTGGAACCGATATATCGAGTGGTACTGGCGTTATGG CTTCTGGTTCTGGGGGTACTGATGATGCCTTCTCCGAGGCTGAATCATCCATTAGCAATGGACAAGCTGCGGCAAGTGCTCTGGGAAAGAAGAATGGCGGTACCGCTAAAACTCAAGTACAAGGTACCTATAGCTCAAGTGGTTCATTTAGCGCAAGCGCTATGACCTCGGATAGCGACCGATCTGCAAGCTCACAAGTTACTGGAGGTGCGGAGGGAGCTATGAGCCAGGCTCAAGGTCAAGGTGGAGCTGCCCAGTCTCAGGCTCAAGTACAGGTCAACGAAAAGTCCGGTGGAACAAAGGCCTCTTCACAAAGCGGAGGTTTGATCCATCAAAGTCAAAGTGAG GTTCAAGCAAATGACAAAGGAGGTTTGGCTGATGCCCAATCAAGTGGTCCAGGACAAACATCTTCACAGGCCCAAATTGGTTTCCGTCCTGGCCAAGATGGTGAAGTGGTTCAATCGACTGGAGGTGGTCAAGCATCTGCTCAATCTGGCTCCCATTCTGGCCAAAGTCAGTCACAAATTCAAGGAACATCCAA ATTTGGTGTTTCATATCATGGTGCGGCTCAGTCCGCTTCTGGCACCAAGGAACAAGTGGCTAGCTATCGCGAGCAAAACCGAGAACTCTTTAACACAATTAGCCAATTTGGAACCAATGAAGC AGTAACTGATCGCGTTGACACAATGTACAATCCACAAACTGCCCTTACATCTGAATCCGATAGCATGCCCGACTTGCAACTAAAAGCATCCAAGACACCTAAAGAAGAAGCTTCCAGTTCAAATAAATTAGACGATGACGATGCCAACTTGGCAGAGGGAGACGAGGACGAAGAGGCTTACGACGATTACGATGACGAAGAATACTACGATGGTGAAGCTCCAATAAACATGGATGCCAAGTCGAAACATCCAGCCGTAGAAAAGCCGCAGATGAAGAAAGCTGATCCATCCCCACCTTACACCACTCACACCCAAAACTCACCCACGCAATCACAACAAGTTGCCGTACCAAATCCTTCAAGAAAGTACAACGTTGTTCAAAACCAAAATGGCCGAGTGCAGTCATATTCATCTCGCTCAACAACCGAAACCGTGCCCAGCGGCTTTCGTGGCTCAGTCAATGTTGAGAAGAAATTCCACACCAAAGCCTTGGAACCCCACAAGACGGACAACAAAGTTAACGCCACATCTGAAGAAAAGAGTACCCAGTCAAAGACACCCATCAAACCTGACAGCTATGTGACAGTGACCAAATCCGTAACGGGTAGTCTCGACAACTCCAAGAGCCCTCCAGAGGACAACAAAAATTTCCAGTCCACCTACTACACAAAGTCCTCAACCTGCGGCTACTTCACCTTCTCCTGCAACATTGTCTACGGTGT